Proteins encoded by one window of Mycolicibacterium sp. ND9-15:
- a CDS encoding SAM-dependent methyltransferase has protein sequence MPESSIVVRPEPMESGSYTASSRLQAAGLRDAIKLFEEAAAAVPVPRLPQPFVIADYGASTGHNSLLPIGAAIAVLRKRTRTDHPTLVVHTDVPGNDFTALFRTLAEDPDTYLSKDAAAFASVIGRSFYSQIMPSSSVNLGWSSWAIHWLSRVPGPIPDHLHVAYSSDERVRDAYARQAAQDWQEFIAFRGRELCRGGRLLVVTAAVDEDGDSGYRPLLGALIDTIDELVAERLLTTDEVYRMGIPIVGRRESDFLAPFAPKGRFEQLEIEHLQIFDAGDRFWQQYEVDGNADVFGAQWAAFCRAAVFPTLVGALECAAGDPRPTTVIDRLEAGLATRLAAAPEKTRIPMAYLVLAKRPKTT, from the coding sequence ATGCCCGAGTCCAGCATCGTCGTGCGGCCCGAGCCGATGGAGAGCGGGTCGTACACCGCCAGTTCGCGCCTGCAGGCCGCCGGATTGCGCGACGCAATCAAGCTCTTCGAGGAGGCGGCGGCGGCCGTGCCGGTCCCGCGGCTTCCACAACCGTTCGTCATCGCCGACTACGGCGCCTCGACCGGCCATAACTCGCTGCTGCCCATCGGTGCGGCAATCGCGGTGCTGCGCAAGCGTACCCGCACCGATCACCCCACTCTCGTCGTGCACACCGACGTGCCGGGTAATGACTTCACCGCATTGTTCCGTACCCTCGCCGAGGACCCGGATACCTATCTGAGCAAGGACGCGGCGGCCTTCGCTTCCGTGATCGGCCGGTCGTTTTACTCGCAGATCATGCCGTCGAGCAGCGTGAACCTGGGGTGGAGTTCATGGGCGATCCACTGGCTCAGCCGTGTTCCCGGGCCGATCCCCGACCACCTCCACGTCGCCTACAGCAGCGACGAGCGCGTGCGGGACGCGTACGCCAGACAGGCCGCCCAGGACTGGCAGGAGTTCATCGCATTCCGTGGCCGGGAGTTGTGTCGCGGCGGTCGCCTGCTGGTGGTGACGGCCGCGGTCGACGAGGACGGCGACAGCGGTTACCGCCCGCTGCTCGGCGCATTGATCGACACGATCGACGAGCTGGTCGCCGAGCGGCTCTTGACGACGGACGAGGTGTACCGGATGGGCATCCCGATCGTCGGCAGGCGTGAGTCGGATTTCTTGGCACCGTTCGCGCCGAAGGGCCGCTTCGAACAGCTCGAGATCGAGCACCTCCAGATCTTCGATGCCGGGGACCGCTTCTGGCAGCAGTATGAAGTCGACGGCAATGCAGATGTTTTCGGCGCGCAGTGGGCGGCGTTCTGCCGGGCAGCGGTGTTTCCAACCTTGGTCGGCGCGCTCGAGTGCGCTGCCGGCGACCCTCGGCCGACGACGGTCATCGACCGTTTGGAGGCGGGACTCGCCACCCGGCTCGCCGCTGCACCCGAAAAGACGCGGATCCCGATGGCGTACCTGGTATTGGCCAAACGGCCGAAGACCACCTGA
- a CDS encoding Hsp70 family protein: MAHGVGLSVGATNFAAVVPGRSALTRSSVLTRFAHRPPEVGVPSENRNLDERGLILTDFVDRVGDPVDIVAADGSTHRGEAVLADALRAMLYAVCGGRPAAGPVAVTHPAHWRPAAVDALRRALAAIPEFQRPQPAPVVSDAVAALTSLQNEPGVPTRGVIALCDFGGTGTSITLLDADSGYTRVGETVRDTDLSGDLVDQALLTHVLDDLSAAGSIDLSSTSAMGSLSRLRAQCRGAKERLSTAAVTSLVADLSGHRSDVRLTRTELDEVLRGPLTAFTDVLQETLERNGVRELSAVASVGGGARIPAVTTTLSERLRVPVVTTGHPELAAAEGGGLAAVRGTVEEGMTALSAAPAAAAAVTATAPEAAPQSDAFGALAWSDAEELPEVPEVMATDPDHYPPGAADVRPQMQFGDDSWDDLPPRPTPWYRRPLVPLAGGVLAVLAALVAAVLWVVTGDESAPAPASTTAPPMTATPRPATPTPSPAEPPPAIQAPPQTVQAPPPVTRTITEPPPSPEPPPPSPEPPPPPSPEPPPPPTTQPPPTTTEPPASTPPPWSPTAPYPTIPGLPWVPAPQLPGQPAP, translated from the coding sequence ATGGCGCACGGTGTCGGGCTGTCGGTTGGCGCCACCAATTTCGCGGCCGTCGTGCCGGGTAGATCCGCGTTGACCCGCTCGTCGGTGCTGACCCGGTTCGCGCACCGGCCGCCGGAGGTCGGCGTGCCCAGCGAGAACCGCAATCTCGACGAACGTGGTCTGATCCTCACCGATTTCGTCGACCGGGTCGGGGATCCGGTCGACATCGTCGCCGCCGACGGCTCCACGCACCGGGGCGAAGCCGTGCTCGCCGACGCGCTGCGGGCCATGCTTTACGCGGTCTGCGGCGGTCGCCCGGCCGCCGGCCCGGTGGCGGTGACGCATCCCGCGCACTGGCGGCCCGCCGCCGTCGACGCCCTGCGTCGCGCACTGGCTGCGATTCCGGAGTTCCAGCGCCCCCAGCCGGCACCGGTCGTCTCCGACGCGGTGGCCGCCCTGACCTCGCTGCAGAACGAGCCCGGGGTGCCCACCCGCGGCGTCATCGCGCTCTGCGACTTCGGCGGCACCGGCACCAGCATCACCCTGCTCGACGCGGACAGCGGCTACACGCGGGTCGGCGAGACCGTCCGCGATACAGATCTGTCCGGCGATCTGGTCGACCAGGCGCTGCTCACCCACGTCCTCGACGACCTGTCCGCGGCCGGGAGCATCGACCTGTCCAGCACCTCGGCGATGGGATCGTTGTCGCGGTTGCGCGCGCAGTGCCGCGGCGCCAAGGAGCGACTGTCCACGGCGGCGGTCACGTCGCTGGTGGCCGACCTGTCCGGGCACCGCAGCGACGTGCGCCTGACCCGCACCGAACTCGACGAAGTGTTGCGCGGTCCGCTCACCGCATTCACCGATGTGCTGCAGGAAACGTTGGAGCGCAACGGTGTCCGAGAACTGTCGGCGGTGGCATCGGTGGGCGGAGGAGCGCGGATCCCGGCCGTCACCACCACGCTGTCGGAGCGGTTGCGAGTGCCAGTCGTCACGACGGGCCACCCCGAACTGGCCGCGGCCGAGGGCGGCGGCCTGGCGGCCGTCCGAGGCACCGTCGAAGAGGGTATGACCGCCTTGTCCGCGGCTCCCGCGGCCGCGGCCGCGGTGACCGCCACGGCTCCCGAGGCCGCCCCGCAGTCGGACGCCTTCGGTGCTTTGGCGTGGTCGGACGCCGAGGAGTTACCCGAGGTCCCCGAAGTCATGGCCACCGACCCGGACCACTACCCGCCGGGCGCCGCCGACGTGCGCCCGCAGATGCAGTTCGGGGACGACTCCTGGGACGACCTGCCACCGCGACCGACGCCCTGGTACCGCAGGCCGCTGGTACCGCTCGCGGGGGGCGTCCTCGCGGTGCTGGCCGCGCTGGTGGCCGCGGTGCTGTGGGTGGTGACCGGCGACGAGTCCGCACCCGCACCCGCATCGACCACCGCGCCGCCCATGACGGCCACCCCGCGACCGGCCACGCCGACGCCGTCCCCCGCCGAGCCGCCGCCGGCGATCCAGGCCCCGCCGCAGACCGTCCAGGCCCCTCCACCGGTGACCCGGACCATCACCGAGCCGCCGCCGTCGCCCGAGCCGCCGCCTCCTTCACCGGAGCCACCGCCGCCTCCTTCACCGGAGCCGCCGCCGCCACCGACGACCCAACCGCCGCCGACCACGACGGAACCGCCGGCGTCGACCCCGCCGCCCTGGAGTCCGACCGCGCCGTACCCGACCATCCCGGGTCTGCCGTGGGTGCCGGCGCCGCAACTACCCGGGCAACCCGCTCCGTAG
- a CDS encoding acyl-CoA dehydrogenase family protein, with translation MTQTDGLLFNPHTYDPQQFDTETRRLLRATIDFFEDLGKKRILDDDLSAQWPADFLDFVKREKLFATFLTPSEFAAGNPDKRWDAARNAALSEILGFYGLTYWYTEQVTILGLGPIWQSENKDAKLRAADDLEAGEVMAFGLSERAHGADVYNTDMVLTPAGDQDRADGILYRATGEKYYIGNGNVASMVSVFGRRDNVPGQDSYVFFAADSRHENYHLIDNVVHMQIYVSTFRLENYPVREQDILHTGVEAFAAALNTVNVGKFNLCTCSIGMAEHAFYEAITHAQNRILYGNPVTDFSHVRSNFVDAYSRLVAMKLFSGRAVDYFRSAGLDDRRYLLFNPMTKAKVTMEGETVLRALHDVVAAKGYEKNTMFRQVSQLIGTLPRLEGTVHVNVGLVLKFMPNYMLNPTQYPEIPTRGDAADDTFFWNQGPTRGAGKVQFADWAPVYERHLEIGNVAVFYDQAKAFRQLLLTAAPDAEQQKDLDFLLNVGHLFSLVVYGQLILEQAGITGLDSDLVDQIFDFQIRDYNTYAVALHGKPTATADQQSWALDAIRKPKHDAGRFDRVWERVKAYDGAYEMNP, from the coding sequence ATGACGCAGACGGACGGCTTGCTGTTCAACCCGCATACCTACGATCCGCAGCAGTTCGACACCGAGACCCGCAGGCTGCTGCGCGCGACCATCGACTTCTTCGAGGACCTGGGCAAAAAGCGCATCCTCGACGACGACCTGTCCGCTCAGTGGCCCGCCGACTTCCTCGATTTCGTCAAGCGGGAGAAGTTGTTCGCCACCTTTCTGACGCCCTCGGAATTCGCCGCAGGCAACCCGGACAAGCGCTGGGACGCCGCTCGCAACGCCGCGCTGTCGGAAATCCTCGGCTTCTACGGGTTGACGTACTGGTACACCGAGCAGGTCACGATCCTCGGGCTCGGGCCAATCTGGCAGAGCGAGAACAAAGACGCCAAGCTGCGGGCCGCCGACGACCTCGAGGCGGGCGAGGTGATGGCGTTCGGGTTGTCCGAGCGCGCTCACGGGGCCGACGTCTACAACACGGACATGGTGCTCACACCCGCCGGTGACCAGGACCGCGCCGACGGAATCCTGTACCGCGCAACCGGAGAGAAGTACTACATCGGCAACGGCAACGTGGCCAGCATGGTGTCGGTGTTCGGCCGGCGCGACAACGTGCCCGGCCAGGACTCATACGTGTTCTTCGCCGCCGACAGCCGCCACGAGAACTACCACCTGATCGACAACGTCGTGCACATGCAGATCTACGTGAGCACGTTCCGCCTGGAGAACTACCCGGTGCGTGAACAGGACATCCTGCACACCGGAGTCGAAGCCTTTGCCGCAGCGCTGAATACGGTCAACGTCGGCAAGTTCAACCTGTGTACGTGCTCGATCGGGATGGCCGAGCACGCGTTCTACGAAGCGATCACCCACGCGCAGAACCGTATCCTCTACGGCAACCCGGTCACCGACTTCTCGCACGTACGGTCGAACTTCGTCGACGCGTATTCCCGACTGGTCGCGATGAAGTTGTTCAGCGGGCGCGCGGTCGACTACTTCCGCAGCGCCGGCCTCGACGACCGGCGCTATCTGTTGTTCAACCCGATGACCAAGGCGAAAGTGACGATGGAGGGTGAAACCGTGCTGCGGGCGCTGCACGACGTCGTCGCCGCCAAGGGCTACGAGAAGAACACGATGTTCCGCCAGGTTTCGCAACTCATCGGGACGCTGCCGCGACTAGAAGGCACGGTGCACGTCAACGTGGGCCTGGTGCTGAAGTTCATGCCGAACTACATGCTCAATCCCACGCAGTATCCCGAGATCCCGACGCGCGGGGACGCCGCCGACGACACGTTCTTCTGGAATCAGGGCCCGACCCGTGGAGCCGGGAAGGTGCAATTCGCGGACTGGGCGCCGGTATACGAGCGGCACCTCGAGATCGGAAACGTCGCGGTGTTCTACGACCAGGCCAAGGCGTTTCGCCAGCTGCTGCTGACCGCGGCGCCCGACGCCGAACAGCAAAAGGACCTCGACTTCCTGCTCAACGTCGGCCACCTGTTCTCACTGGTCGTCTACGGTCAGCTGATCCTCGAGCAGGCCGGAATCACCGGCCTGGATTCCGATCTTGTGGACCAGATCTTCGACTTCCAGATCCGCGACTACAACACGTATGCCGTTGCGTTGCACGGTAAGCCGACCGCCACCGCCGACCAGCAGTCATGGGCGCTCGACGCGATCCGCAAGCCGAAACACGACGCGGGGCGTTTCGACCGGGTGTGGGAACGGGTGAAGGCCTACGACGGCGCCTACGAGATGAACCCCTGA
- a CDS encoding NAD(P)H-dependent amine dehydrogenase family protein has translation MVIPEIVEHPLFELVGVGVSNPDKAGRDVGEICGLAAPLGLTATDDVDALIALKPDALVHYGPTANHADDNIALITRFLRAGIDVCSTAMTPWIWPTMHLNPPNWIEPITQACELGESSCLTTGIDPGFANDLFPMTLMGLCSEVRTVRACELLDYTNYEGDYDREMGIGKPPEYRPLLENPDILVFAWGATVPMIAHAAGIMLDEITTTWDKWVTPTERKTAKGVIAPGNVAAVRFTINGVYRGETRIQLEHVNRIGADAAPDWPSGNENDVYRVEIEGTPSIVQETAFRFTDGSGRDAAAAGCLATGLRALNAVPAVNDLSPGWVTALDLPLIPGAGTIR, from the coding sequence ATGGTGATCCCCGAGATCGTCGAGCACCCGTTGTTCGAGTTGGTCGGCGTCGGGGTGAGCAACCCGGACAAGGCGGGCCGCGACGTGGGTGAGATCTGCGGCCTGGCCGCCCCGTTGGGGCTGACCGCGACCGACGACGTCGACGCGCTGATCGCGCTGAAGCCCGATGCGCTGGTGCACTACGGGCCCACGGCCAACCACGCCGACGACAACATCGCGTTGATCACGCGTTTCCTGCGGGCCGGTATCGACGTCTGCTCGACCGCGATGACGCCGTGGATCTGGCCGACCATGCACCTCAACCCGCCGAACTGGATCGAGCCCATCACCCAAGCTTGCGAACTCGGCGAATCGTCGTGCTTGACCACCGGTATCGACCCCGGGTTCGCCAACGACCTGTTCCCGATGACCCTGATGGGGCTGTGCTCGGAGGTGCGCACGGTTCGTGCCTGCGAACTGCTCGACTACACCAATTACGAGGGCGACTACGACCGCGAGATGGGCATCGGCAAGCCGCCCGAGTACCGGCCACTGCTGGAGAACCCGGACATTCTCGTATTCGCCTGGGGTGCAACGGTTCCGATGATCGCACATGCCGCGGGCATCATGCTCGACGAAATCACCACGACATGGGACAAGTGGGTGACCCCGACGGAACGCAAGACCGCGAAGGGTGTCATCGCCCCCGGCAACGTCGCCGCGGTGCGGTTCACCATCAACGGCGTCTACCGTGGCGAGACGCGAATCCAACTCGAGCACGTGAACCGGATCGGCGCCGACGCGGCGCCGGACTGGCCGTCCGGCAACGAGAACGACGTCTACCGCGTCGAGATCGAGGGCACGCCGAGCATCGTCCAGGAGACGGCGTTCCGGTTCACCGACGGTTCGGGCCGCGACGCCGCCGCCGCCGGATGTCTGGCGACCGGCCTGCGCGCGCTCAATGCGGTGCCCGCGGTCAACGACCTCTCGCCGGGGTGGGTGACGGCGCTGGATCTGCCATTGATTCCGGGCGCAGGAACCATCCGCTGA